From one Ursus arctos isolate Adak ecotype North America unplaced genomic scaffold, UrsArc2.0 scaffold_1, whole genome shotgun sequence genomic stretch:
- the LOC113263367 gene encoding cytochrome c-like, translating to MGGVEKDKKIFIPKNLCHTVEKGGKHKTGPNLRGLFGRKTGQAPGFSYRDANKNEGITLGEETPMEYLENPKSSPGTEMIFSGIKKTGERADLIADLKKSY from the coding sequence ATGGGTGGTGTTGAGAAGGACAAGAagatttttattccaaaaaatCTGTGCCATACTGTGGAAAAGGGAGGCAAGCACAAGACTGGGCCAAATCTCCGtggtttatttgggagaaagacaGGTCAGGCCCCTGGATTTTCTTACAGGGATGCCAACAAGAACGAAGGCATCACCTTGGGAGAGGAGACACCGATGGAGTATTTGGAGAATCCCAAGTCCAGCCCTGGAACAGAAATGATCTTCTCTGGTATTAAGAAGACAGGGGAAAGGGCAGACTTGATAGCTGATCTCAAAAAAAGCTACTAA